A segment of the Triticum urartu cultivar G1812 chromosome 1, Tu2.1, whole genome shotgun sequence genome:
TTGTTCTTAGTCAGTTATATCCTAGTGATTAGTTACCAAACAAAATCATCTACTCATGTACACATGATTAAGAATCACCAAGGACGTTCCTCATTGTGCTGATCCACTGACTGATCCAGGAgcgagaagaagaagatgaaggaggggaagagggagaagaagccgCGTGGGTCCCGTGTGGCATTCGCAACCAAGAGTGCGGTCGACCACCTCGACGACGGCTATCGCTGGCGCAAGTACGGCCAGAAGGCAGTCAAGAACAGCTCCTTCCCAAGGTACAACCATGGACATGCACATCTTTTCTTATTTCTCGCACACATTCCTCGTTTGGTATATATTGCAGTAACCGTCAAGATCATATACTTGTACTTTTCGTTGTGCAAGCATCTTTTTAAGTTTGAGCAACACGGTCTTGTCTGGAATGATTACCTACGTGAATTCTACAGGGAAGATTGCACAGCGCGCAAAATCAACCGCAACATGTGTAACATCTGCCCGGTGCGTTCATCAAATATCGTGTTCACCGATCTAAAAAAACACGATATATACTCCTTCTGTTTCATGATATAAGAGCGTTCTTGACACTTATGAAACGAAGGGAATAAGTAGTAGCAGTTAAGCAATCTAGGTAGCATCAGACTGAACAAATATGTATATGTATATGCATCCTGCACGGTCAGACAGCTATATATATACCGGACAGGACAATTTACTGATAGTAGCAATGCATGTGCGCAGGAGCTACTACCGGTGCACGGCGGCGCAGTGCGGGGTGAAGAAGCTGGTGGAGCGGTCACAGCAGGACCCGTCCACGGTCGTCACCACTTACGAGGGTCGCCACGCGCACCCGAGCCCCATCGCCACCCACCGTGGCTCGCGCATGCTAATGGCCACTGGTGTCGACACTGTCTACTCACTCGACGTGCTCCAGCATCAACATCATGGATTTTTCCCGGCCGGTACCGACGTCTATGGGCGCATGTACGCACTGCCCAGTACCGACGCCTCGGTGGTGGCACACCGGTCGTCCGAGTACGGTGGCATGCAGGTGCATGCCGGTGTTCTTCCCGATGCCGTGATGAGTTATGAGCATGTTCATCGTTAACTCGGTCACTCTGTTTATGTACATAGTACTGTATGTCTGTAGCTTCGGTTTGGCCTTAATTAGCGAGGCATGCATGGAGCTAGCCAATGGGCACACACGTTCTTTTTCAAACTGACAGGTACAAATTTTTGTTGTTCTgaatttgttttggatgttggaATCAAATTATTTATAGTTTTTCTAAATTCTTTATAACTAGCTTTTCCTGGTACATCAAAGCCCATTTCTATACGGCAAGGATTATACATTGTGCAATTCAGATATGTCACGGGGAATTTGTAACACTAGTCGATACTCTGCACGTTGCAACGGGATATTTTTCTTAGAAATCTTTTGAAGGAGTATAACACTAGTTCAGCCATAAGTTGGAGGCTACGTTAGGAACCTCAAACCCAACAAACACGTGGGACTCAGTTTGACACTTAACCTGTCACGTACAATTAGATGTAATAAGATCGAGGTCAACTCTGATAGTGTGGAGGTTGTTGCTGCCCTAATCGATGGTTGCTCTTCTTAAGTAGTTTCTGCTATCTTTGATGACTATTATTTTCTGTTGCTTGACTTTACTCATGTCATCTATAATCAGTGTAATTGAGAAAGAAATCAAGTAGCTCATGAACTGTCTAGGAGAGCTAGATTTTCTCCTCCAAATATCTATGGATACCACCCAGGATGTGGTTATTCCTCTTATTGTaagcaatgctactatccttatGAGACGCAATCATAGTGCACAACAGATATTTAACTCCCAAATGAACTCAATAAATAGAGCTATGCTTCCCGGCAAatgcgccagaaaatagtcttgatgccccacaagtataggggatcgcaaccgtcTTCGAGGGTAGTATTTcatccaaatttattgattcgacataagggaagccaaagaatatttatGAGCCTGAACAgttgagttgttaattcaaccgcACCTGGAAAGTTATTTCTCTATAACAAAGTGTTTAGTAACACTGTAGTATGATACTTTGGTAGTAGCAGTAATAGTAGCAATAGTAACGGTAGCAGTGACAATACcagttttgtagtaattgtaacaaCACCAGCAATAGTACTAACTTAGCAAAGACAATATGAGCAAAGCATAGGTATTGGATCAGCGATGGATATTTATATGGATGctattcatcatgcaacagtcaCAACCTAGAGCGATACACAATAGCTCCAATTTATCGATTCAATGTAGACATGTATTCCGTATATGTAGTTTAGGGTTTGTGCTTAGTGAGTACTAGGATTGGATTGGATTCGATCTGACTGCAATCGAATCAATTCAAATCCAATTGATTGTTGTTAACTGATAGTGTAGATGGCAACCGCCTCGGGTGTGGATGCAAAATTGTTGCATGATCATTTATTCATGCTAGATTGTTACATTACTGCTCCTCGGGTGTTGATGCTAGATTGGTGCTGGTAATGCGTTGATGCTAAATTAGTACTAAATTCTCGCCTCCATCTGGTCCATCGGTCctgaaaaaaaatcatataaGATCAGGTCTCACGGTTAGCAGGTGAAACCCATTTTGATAGATGACACGTGACATTCACGAATCCCAAAGCATCTAATCTCTCCCCCTGATTTCTAGTGAGGGATAAGAtagatgctttgtgatttgtgaatatCATATGTCATCCATCAAAATAAATCTCGCGTGAGATCTGGTCTCATGTCCTTTCCATCGGTCTAGCTAGGTCCCGTCGTGCGCGCGCGTCCCATCCGGCACGGCGCTCCAGTTCACAGCGCGCGCCGTGTATATTCAGTTCAGACGCCGCACCGACACGCCTCTATCGCTATGTCACCGGCACGTGCCACCTACCCAGCCGGCAGTGCCACCGACGACTCGGCCGGTGGCTCCACCTTCACGCACACATGTATAGCGCCGACGTCGACGGACTTGTTCTCTACTAGGATGGCGAGCGCGGTGTCCGGCGTGGTCGTATGCACATTAACGATGACGGGCGCGCGTGCGTCCGGCGACTGACAGCGACCGAAAGCGAGGGAGCAGCGGGACGGGACGGAGCACTCGCCGTTCAATCCACGCGTGCCGGCCGGTGTCGATAGCCTCGTCCGTACACATGGCTCCATCACCAACCGCTTGCGATCGGGTAGCGGCCAAGAACGATCTATACATAGGAAATTAAAAGCAAGAAATGTTCGCACTGATCGATCTCAACTGTACATTTTGGCCTTGGCGATACGGGTATGCAAGACCCTCCCACAAAAAACAAATCGCGTACCAACCCCCAACGTGTACCAACTACCAAATGTATCCACGTGTAAGCAAAGCAAGTGCACGTATACGTACGTGTAAAAAAAAGCGTACATATACGTATGTGCTGCAATCGGCAATTTTCTTTTTCTGCGGGAGAAAGGAATGTGGAGCAGGGCTGCAAGCGAGTCGAGTTCGAGCGAGTTTGCCTAGGCTCAACTCAACTCATACTAAAATTcgaatgagctcaaaatgtgcaAAGCTCAAGGCCAAGCTGCAGAAAGTGGCTCATGCTCAGCTTGTAACGATCTCGAATTGATCTCGAGCTAGTTTCGAGCTAAATAAGATGATTTTTCAAATTATTTTAAGGCCAATTTTAAAGTAAGATAGGCCACACTAGAAAAAAAATACTATAAATTCGACTTATTCTTTCTCAAGTGAAGACTAGTATTTAATAACAAGAGATCGTGAGTAGAAGACGACGAAGGTGCGTCTGCTCTCAAACTTTGACCAAAATAACAAGATATTGAACACACGATTGGCTACGTGATGAGAATACATTTTCTTCATGCTTAATTTCCATGTTTGCTAGTAGGTAAAgtgaagaaaaaaaatcatacCGAACATATATGGAAATGAATGATCGTAATTCTCGGCAATAGATATGAAGGTTATTTAATATACTTATATGATATGGAGCTATCGAGCAAAAATTGAATGAGCCAATGCTGGCTCAAAATTGGCTCGTTTCTCGATCAAGCCTCAGCTCATACGGATATACAAGATTCTTGCAGAAAAAACAAATTGCGTACCCACCCCCAAGGCGTATCAACTACCAAGAGATCAAAGCCTATGCACGTGTAAGTAAAGCAACTGTACGTATAAAACAAGCCAAGAGCTACGTATGTGTTGCGATCTGCGATTTTTTTTTCCGTCGGGGGAAAGGAATAAGTGTACTCGTGTACCGCCCAGAATAATTCACGTCTCACATGGAAGATGAGTAAAATGCGCAGCTGGAGACGCGTGTGCACATGTGAACATCAAGTACTTTCCGCACCTAATATGACAAAAGTACtacgtatatatatatatatatgccccTAAAAGACTAAAATACACCGGTGgtcatatatatacctacgtacttCCTTCGTTTTTATTTAGTTCGTGTATTAGTCTTGATTAAAATCAAATTTTGTAAACTTTGACAcagtttaaaaataaaaatattaacatatacaataacaaatcaatagCATTAGAATCATTATTGATTTGTTATAAtaaaatgtttatatttttttataaagTTGATCAAATTTTACGAAGTTTcttaatatgcagagtaaataaaaatgaaGAGAGTGTATATATGCACCACTGGATGAGGATCGATCACACTCCCTCCCACCCTCCCGTACGTGCAAACTCACTATATATGCTCATTAATGCTTAGGCTAATTCAAGCACTGgtttactactagtagtagtttagagcatctccaacagacgCCTAAAAAGAGCTCCGCGCACTAAAATTAGTTTTTTGGGGCGCCCAACACCTCCAGCAGATGTTGTAGCGCTAAAAGGTTTTGGGCGCGCGCTGAAAAACGCTATCGCGTGCAGCATATTTTAGGCTCTGGATTGCGCGCGTTTCACAATTTGCACTGTCTACTTTTTGGGCGCGCGTCTTTGGGCGTCTGCTAAAGCAATATTGGTCCCGGCGCACTAAAAATGCTAAAGTGGCACACTATAATTTTTATTGGACGTGAGATTTTTGTGCGGCCGTTGGAGATGTTcttaagagcaactccaacgcaATGACCCAAACGGACGCGGATTTTGTCCGCATTTTGTCCGTTTAGGTCGCATATACGCCTAGCGGACATGAGGCGGACGGGGGCTGGCGGTGGATGAACCCAACGCAAGGTCAAAAAGTGGATACGCAAGAAGCGGAGGAGGAGTCCTCGACATAGGCGCTGCTGGCCAGGAGCTACGACGGGAGCTCGTCCTCTACCTCTCACAGGGCCACCTTGACCGGCCCCGAGCCTGGCCCCGAGCTCGCTGCGCCGCACCCGGCCCGAGCTCGCTGCGCTGCGCCGTGGCCCAGGCGTGCCGCGGCAAGGAGCCCGACGGCGACTGACCCCGCGACGGCCAGCCGGCAGTGGATAGACACGCCAACGGCGACCCCTCGCCCGGCGAACACAGTGACCTGGACCACGGCGGAGAGGAAGGAGATCAAGCGCGGCGGAAAGGAAGGAGATCCAGCGCAACGCGAGCGTGTCGAAGACCCTGGTGGCCATGGGAGGGAGCTCGATTCCCTCCCCGAGCTCTGGTCCAGGAATGCCGCGCCTTGGTTTGTGGGAAGAAAAGGCGAAGGCGCGGGTCGCTGATTTGTGGGGCCATGGCGGACACGAGAGGCCACCAGGCGGATGGGAGCGGACGACGGGAGCGCTCGCTTTTGTCCGCCGCGGGCCCATTTGTTCCCATATTTGCGTTTAATTTGGGTCCGGAACGGACAATAAGCGGACAGCGGGCGGACGCCATGTTCGTTTGGATCGTCCTGTTGGGCCATATTTTCTGTCCGGATAATCCAAATGAACAAAATGGGTCGCctcattggagttgctctaataCCACGACGCGCGCGAGCACACAAGTCTGGTCCCAAAGGTGAAGGTCATAGTCGTATCTTGCTTGCACCTCCCAAAGGGGCAAAGACGACTACTGCGCCTCCGTTCAACGCCCGCCGGCCTTTCCCCTCGGCTCCCATTCAACGCCCGACCTCGATCTCACCAGCTCCCAAACCTCACCTCGCGCATGCACCACTCCATGTCCGGGTCAGCAGCAGCAGGCGGAGAAGACCTCGGCGGCGGCCAGTTCTACGGCGACCATCCGCCTGCCGACGACGGCTTCTTCCAGAGTCGTTCGGCGTGCGGCGGTGAAGGCGATGGTGGTGTCACGCCGTCGGTCTACTCCAGCATCACCGACTACCTGCAGGGGCTCCTCGACCCCGCGGAGCTCGCCAGGCACCTGGACGCGCCTCCGTGCTACCCGGCGATGAGAGACGTGATCGGCGAGACGGCGACCCCGGTCACGCCCAACTCGTCGacgtccggcgaggcggcgggggcTGAGTCCCACGGATGCAAGAGAGGCAGTCCGGTGCCGGAGGAGGGAGACGAGGACGGATCGGCTGATCATCACAACCACAGGTACGTGTGAAATTCAATCTTGGTGTACAACCGTTTGCTAATTGAATCTAGCTCGAATTTGATGGATTTCTTGCCCATCCACCGACCATCTATCACATGTGTTCGTATGACTTGTTGATTAGAGGGGAGAATTGTAGATCCACTGGTACGTGTTCTTGGCAGATCGATCCCGGTCTCCATTGATCTTCTCGGCCGGCCGGTCTGAACGCGAAGATACTGCCGCACGTGGCATACCGTGTGAGATGTGAACACTAGGATTTAGGGCTCGCCATCCGTCAACTTGCCACCTACCTACCTACCATTCCAAACAAacaaatattatcctatcattcTTGGATGAGGCATGTGTCTGTTAGATGTCTATCTTTTGAATTGTTGTTTTCCCTACCCCTTGAGTTCATCTTGTTATTTTACTGATTGTAGCGGTGCTGCTTTGTACCGAGAGACagaggatgttgttgttgttggcgCTGTGGCTTCATCTGAATGAAATGGAAGTAGGGGTTTCACCCCTGTTTTTCAATCAAAAGAAATAAAACAAGAACCGACCGTTCGATGTAGATCAACTGGCAGTGATCGAACGGCAGATAACTAGCTAGTTTTCCCGGCAACTTCTTGCTTAGTTCCACTTTGCATGTAGAAATTGAACTGGCGGTTACCATGGCGAAATTATCAAGTCAAAAACGAATAATTTAAAATTACTAATGATGATCCTCATTGCGTTGACCGACTGATGCAGGAGCGACGAGAAGGagcagaagaagaaggggaaGGGGGAGAAGAAGGCGCGCGGCTCCCGTGTGGCCTTCGCAACCAAGAGCGAGGTCGACCACCTCGACGATGGCTACCGCTGGCGCAAGTATGGCCAGAAGGCCGTCAAGAACAGTTCTTTCCCAAGGTACTACCTCCTTACATTCACCCCTATGCGTATGTGTTTCGAAAAGAAAAAACATGCCTTCCACTTCTCAGTTTTGCTCCTGTAGTGAGCTTGCAACTTCAGTTTAGAGATGGTACCCCAAATGTTCTGAGTCGAATTGCAGGACTGTAATATGACCGCAACTTGCTTTCGTTAGTGAAATCGGAGAGAAACAAATAACTTCTACAAAAAAATAACATTTCACTTTCGTTGCGATGATCATCTTTCTAAGTTTGAACAACACAATCTCTTGCTTGAAATTAAAGTTTCTACGACACACAACACATGTAATCATCTTGATTAGGCATCACGATATGCATATTTAGACAGCAATTAATAAATCTTGCTAGAATCCTCATGAAAAATATGtatgtgtgcatgcatgcatggtgaGGGCAGCCATATGCTACGACAACAATTTAGCAATGCATTGCATTGAAGTGAGATTCTGAAACACGTGCAGGAGCTACTACCGGTGCACGGCTGCGCAGTGTGGGGTGAAGAAGCTGGTGGAGCGGTCGCAGCAGGACCCTTCCACGGTTGTCACCACCTACGAGGGCCGCCACGGGCACCCAAGCCCCCTCGCCGCCCACCGTGGCTCAAGGATGATAATGGCCACCGGCGCCGACACTGCCTACTCGCTTGCCGCGCTCCAACATCAGCAACATGGCTTTTTTCCAGCCGGTGCCGACGTCTATGGGCGCATGTGCATACAGCCCACTACCGCCGTCTCTCCGTCGCTGGCACACAGATTGTCGGAGTACGGTGGCATGGAAGTGCATGCCGATCGCCTTCCCGATGCCGTGGTGCACTATCAGTCTAGGCATCATTAATTCAGTAACTCTGCGTATGTAGGAGTACATATATAGTACATCTGCAGCTTCGGTTTGGCCTTAATTTAGCGAGGCATGGAGCTGCCCGATGGGCACACACGTTTTTTTATTCGAACCGACAGAGACACAGGGTAACAGGTACAAATGTTTCTTGTGCTGCATTTGTTCTGGATGTTGAAATCATTTCTTTATAGCTAGCTATTCTAGTTACAATACCAAAGCACAATTCTCTACGGCAAGGATTATACAGTGTGCAACTATTCAGGTCTGTAATCAGGATTTTCTTAGCAGAAAGTATGCAATTGTGTACATCTTGTGCTATGTATAAGATATGCTGCAAAATACCCCGTTTGGTAGCTCAGTATTTTTAAAGTATTCTAAGAATACTGCAATTTTTTCAGATTACCATAGTTTTAGTTACAACAAGGTGTTTGGCTGCCATTGGAAATTGTCTTTTTAATACTGCATTATTTGCAAAACCGTGGtattatctctgttttaaaaaaaCAACCCCGGAcctcttttttttaaaaaactgaGCTTGAGAAAGAAAGGGGTCCCTGTTATCTTCTTCCTTGCTTCAAACCGTTGCTGCCCCTCCTTCATTCTCCCATTGCTTCCGCTCGGAGACCTTGTTCTGCCGGATCTCGTCCTTGAGCTATGCTACGTCAGTGTGGTCCGCCTGGAACTTGCTGCCCTGAAGCGCTTTGCCTCTGCTGTGCTAGCTGCAACGATGAACTATACATTGGCAGCTTGTTGGGTCGTCGTACACTGCCTCTCCATGTCGGCCCCGTCTAACTCCACCAAGGTAGCCGGGAGGAACGGGGCAAGAAAATCCTGCTGGGCTCAAGCTTGCTACTCTGCAAAGCTGagttgttgttgttcttgctcGTGCGATTTTTGTCTATCGATGTCGGCCACAACATACGAGTGTCCATACCCAACTAATCAACTCTGATCAACCAAACCAATAAGTGATTGCAACTAGCTAGGAACATGCGTGTTTGTAGCTGCTATCAACTGGCTAGCTAGTTAGCTAATTACGTTGTTGCATAATAAAGCACCGGCCAAACAGGTCACAGTATTCCCAATACTGCAAAATACTTTGATATGTCAAAACTGTGGTATCTTCCACCAACGGGCTAAAATACCGTAGTTTTTCAATACTTTGGTTTTTGTAACACCTTGCTATCAAACGCAGACTTAACTACACCAACCAGCCTGTACATATATGTTTGATCCAAAAGGATGTGGTGTGTGCATGCGGGTTAGTGAGGGGATATACTTCTTTGGTACTGTTGACTACTCCCTCTTTTCCGGTTTATAGgactcaattcaaaaatctcactaaccaaggtagatggtgagtggtgaaatactttttgtagtttgaaAAAGCACcaaattaatgctcttgtttttctcaaaaaattatgtttaccaatgcattaattgtGATACATGCATGTATAAAGTATATGCATTGGTAAATTTTCTcctaatacttgcatgcaatgatttaatgcacctcgGAATCTGAACTTGTGATgaggaacaaccaaattgagccttataaaaccgaaaaggagggagtaccaATGAATGGATTGGTTTTAAATTGTTCAACATTGCAGCAACGTATCTTCAACATGCGGTGGGCAAAATCTAGAATACCATTGTTCTTTAAACAAAATATTTATTGAAGCCAAACACAAAATTTAAAATTATGATTTTAGGATCAATGGTAATTCTAAAAACTATAAAAATTTCCATGCCAATTTAGCTGTAACCGTCTCCAGCCCAATTTATCCCTATCTCCCCTCTAAGTTTGCATGTTTTTTGCTACATTCTCCGAGTCATCATGGTGGATGTGTGTCAAATGAAGAGATGGTCTCCCATGCTTATTGTTAGCAGCTGATGTTGCATGATGAATACGCCCCCTTGAAGGTAAGAGTTTCAGGTAAGAGTGCCAGTGCTAACATTATCGCCACAAGCTCCTTCTCGTACATGGATGACCCCCGGTTTTCTTGGGCCCCAACACCTTGCCGAGGAAGGAAAGTGTGTGCACATTTTGAATGAGCACTTCCCCAACACCAGAGTCTGATGCATCTGTCTCTATTTCAAAAGGCTCATCAAATTGTGGTAAATCAAACACGAGCGCTCTGACCAGTGTTGATTTAAGATGTTGAAATGCCTCCTCGACCTCCGGACTCCACACAAATATTGAGACCTTCTTCAACAGATTTGTCAAAGGCCGGCCGACGAGACCAAAATCTTGGACAAACCTTTTGTAGTACCCTGCCAAGCCCAAAAATCCCCACACCTGTTGGACACATTTGGGAGTGGGCCAGTCCTTAATAACAGGGATTTTTTTCACATTGGTGGACACTCTCTGGGTACTAATGACATGCCCCAGATATGTCAATTCTTGATGAGCAAACTTGCACTTGGATCTTTTGATTTTAAGCCGATGTTTCTCCAACAGTTCAAACACTTATTTGAGTAGCCTAACATGTTCCTCCAATGTGTGGCTATAGACCAAAATGGCATCAACAAACACCAGTACTCCTTGGCGAATAAGTGGTGAGAATACAAAATTCATCACTCCCTTAAAGGTTCCTGGCACACATGCAAGCCCATACGACATGACTTTGAATTCATAGTGCCCCAAATCTGTTTTGAAAGTCGTTTTGAACTCATCTTCCAGTGCCATCCCAATATATATGGTGGTAACCCATATTGAGATCCAAGCTAGTGAATTACACTTCCCCAGCTAATTCATGCAGTAACTCCTCAACAACTGCATAAGGGATATGTTCTTGACTGCAATGGCGTTGACGTGACGGTAATCAGCAcataattgttggggaacgttgcagaaaacaaaaaattttctacggtttcaccaagatctatctatgagttcatctagcaacgagtgatcagagtggatctacatacccttgtagatcgcgtgcagaagcgttcaagagaacgtggatgatggagtcgtactcgtcgtgattcaaatcaccgatgaccaagcaccgaacggacggcacctccgcgttcaacacacgtacggttgggaagacgtctcctccttcttgatccagcaagggggaggagaggttgatgaagatccagcagcacgacggcgtggtggtggatgcagcagtgatcgcagcagggcttcgccgttcttctgcgagagggagaggtgtagcaagggagagggaggcgccaaggcttggggtgcggctgccctccctcccccctcctttatatagcccccctaggggggtgcgccggccctaggagatgggatctcctaggggggcggaggccaagggggaggagtgccccccaaggcaagtggaggcgccccctcccctagggttcccaaccctaggcgcatgggggggggacccaagggggggcgcactgaaggaaatatgccctagaggcaataataaagttattatttatttccttatatcatgataaatgtttattattcatgctagaattgtattaaccggaaacataatacttgtgtgaatacatagacaaacaaagtgtcactagtatgcctctacttgactagctcgttaatcaaagatggttatgtttcctaaccataaacaaaagagttgttatttgattaacggtatcacatcattaggagaatgatgtgattgacatgacccattccattagcttagcacccgatcgtttagtatgttgctattgctttcttcatgacttatacatgttcttatgactatgagattatgcaactcccgtttgccgaaggaacactttgtgtgctaccaaacatcacaatgtaactgggtgattataaaggagctctacaggtgtctccaaaggtacatgttgggttggcgtatttcgagattaggatttgtcactccgattgtcggagaggtatctctgggccctctcggtaatgcacatcacataagccttgcaagcattgcaactaatgagttagttgcgagatgatgtattacggaacgagtaaagagacttgccggtaacgagattgaactaggtattgagataccgacgatcgaatctcgggcaagtaacataccgatgacaaagggaacaacgtatgttgttatgcggtctgaccgataaagatcttcgtagaatatgtaggagccaatatgagcatccatgttccgctattggttattgaccggagacgtgtctcggtcatgtctacattgttctcgaacccgtagggtccgcacgcttaaggtttcgatgacagttatattatgagtttatgagttttgatgtactgaagttagttcggagtcccggatgtgatcacggacatgacgaggagtctcgaaatggtcgagacataaagattgata
Coding sequences within it:
- the LOC125539914 gene encoding WRKY transcription factor 71-like produces the protein MSGSAAAGGEDHGAGQLYGNHRHAADGGDVLGNNVFFQSHSACAGGDDGGVIPSTYSSITDYLQGLLDPAELARHLDAPPYFPAPGDVIGEAATPVTPNSSTSGEATGAESHGCKRGSPSPEEGDEDGSADHGSCRSEKKKMKEGKREKKPRGSRVAFATKSAVDHLDDGYRWRKYGQKAVKNSSFPRSYYRCTAAQCGVKKLVERSQQDPSTVVTTYEGRHAHPSPIATHRGSRMLMATGVDTVYSLDVLQHQHHGFFPAGTDVYGRMYALPSTDASVVAHRSSEYGGMQVHAGVLPDAVMSYEHVHR
- the LOC125539923 gene encoding WRKY transcription factor 28-like → MHHSMSGSAAAGGEDLGGGQFYGDHPPADDGFFQSRSACGGEGDGGVTPSVYSSITDYLQGLLDPAELARHLDAPPCYPAMRDVIGETATPVTPNSSTSGEAAGAESHGCKRGSPVPEEGDEDGSADHHNHRSDEKEQKKKGKGEKKARGSRVAFATKSEVDHLDDGYRWRKYGQKAVKNSSFPRSYYRCTAAQCGVKKLVERSQQDPSTVVTTYEGRHGHPSPLAAHRGSRMIMATGADTAYSLAALQHQQHGFFPAGADVYGRMCIQPTTAVSPSLAHRLSEYGGMEVHADRLPDAVVHYQSRHH